A region from the Manihot esculenta cultivar AM560-2 chromosome 13, M.esculenta_v8, whole genome shotgun sequence genome encodes:
- the LOC110612366 gene encoding putative ETHYLENE INSENSITIVE 3-like 4 protein produces the protein MVKFHGEEDVDLPISFQEGGSEDEDEISYDDLKKRMWKDSMRMQKLKEKRKTDEPHESLAKQEASRRKKMSRAQDSILKYMVKIMEVCNAQGFVYGIVSEKGKPVTGSSNSLRQWWKEDVQFDQNAPLAINEFFPLLEKQEVDPVSCMHLLHDMQDTTLGSLLSALMQRCIPPQRRFPLERGLAPPWWPTGGEAWWGEQGASQEHGAPPYKKPHDLKKAWKVSVLAAVIKHMSPNFDSMRRLVTQSKCLQAKMTAKESSTWSKVVNQEETLSKLTQKCLRIDAGEEDHHESVTHDFGSYDLQVNEKRKCTFEREASVDKVYACQNLECPQSEEGLGFLDKNSRTDHQVTCAYRLKEIDSSSQENSDGNFSDSSTSLLPFYDQPLISPGSITAAMDNNRDLLNVIDWANTDIDPKGDQSMAEIGEESAGFKMVEDYLNFGGIGIEDYPNY, from the coding sequence ATGGTGAAATTTCATGGAGAGGAGGATGTGGATCTTCCAATCTCTTTTCAAGAAGGAGGAAGCGAGGATGAAGATGAAATAAGCTACGATGATCTCAAAAAGCGGATGTGGAAGGATAGCATGCGCATGCAGAAGCTTAAAGAGAAGCGTAAAACTGATGAGCCTCATGAGTCATTAGCAAAGCAAGAGGCATCTCGTCGGAAAAAGATGTCAAGAGCCCAAGATTCCATCCTGAAGTACATGGTGAAGATCATGGAAGTTTGCAACGCACAAGGTTTCGTTTACGGGATCGTTTCAGAGAAGGGTAAGCCGGTAACAGGATCGTCTAACAGTCTCCGTCAATGGTGGAAAGAAGATGTCCAATTCGATCAAAATGCTCCTCTAGccattaatgagttttttccaCTTTTAGAGAAACAAGAGGTGGATCCAGTTTCATGCATGCATCTACTTCATGATATGCAAGATACTACTCTAGGGTCTCTTCTTTCTGCTCTTATGCAACGCTGTATTCCACCACAGAGGAGGTTTCCACTGGAGAGAGGCTTAGCTCCTCCTTGGTGGCCAACAGGTGGCGAAGCTTGGTGGGGTGAGCAAGGAGCATCACAAGAACATGGTGCTCCTCCTTATAAGAAACCTCATGATCTTAAAAAGGCTTGGAAGGTGAGTGTTTTGGCTGCAGTAATCAAGCATATGTCACCTAATTTCGATAGTATGAGGCGGCTCGTTACGCAATCAAAGTGCTTACAAGCTAAGATGACAGCAAAAGAAAGTTCAACTTGGTCTAAGGTGGTTAATCAAGAAGAAACTCTGTCGAAACTCACGCAGAAATGCCTCAGAATAGATGCCGGAGAAGAGGATCACCATGAGAGTGTCACTCACGATTTTGGAAGTTATGATTTACAAGTGAATGAGAAAAGGAAGTGCACATTTGAGCGAGAGGCTTCAGTGGATAAAGTATATGCTTGCCAAAACTTGGAGTGTCCACAGAGTGAAGAAGGATTAGGCTTTTTGGACAAGAACTCGAGGACTGATCACCAGGTGACTTGTGCTTATCGCCTCAAAGAAATTGACAGCAGCAGCCAAGAAAATAGTGATGGGAACTTTTCAGATTCATCTACTAGTCTCCTCCCTTTCTATGATCAACCTCTGATCAGTCCCGGATCGATTACTGCTGCTATGGATAACAACAGGGATCTATTAAATGTGATTGATTGGGCAAATACAGATATTGATCCCAAAGGTGACCAGTCTATGGCAGAAATTGGAGAAGAATCAGCTGGCTTCAAAATGGTGGAAGATTATCTGAATTTCGGGGGAATTGGAATCGAAGATTATCCAAATTACTGA